The genomic stretch GCTGTATCCCTAATGAATTTAACGGCAATATACAATCTCTCAAATTCTGCGTAAACAATGCGTAAACAAACGGTTTCAGTTATGGGTATTTAATGAGTTTTATAAGAAATAGTGAAATTTATAACTACTTGATATTCAGCAAATATTGATAAAATAAACTATCGCAGAATATCATTTTATCGTTCTCATAATCTGGAGGTCCCTGGTTCAAGCCCAGGCTGGTCCACAAAGCATAAAACAAAGGAAATCAAGCCGTTACAAAGAGATTTGTAGCGGCTTTTTTCTTTGCACACAAAAGTTCATTGCACACAATTTGCACACAGCTTCCGAGAAGTACTGATAATCAATGATAAACGAAACACACCGGTAAATTACATCGCATTTCATCTCGTTTCTTTCTTTCATAACTATTGCCTTACCGGTTGAGGTTTTTCACCGATAGTATAATACAAATAAAAGGGATAAGCTACACACCGATAGTTATCCCTTTTATTCTCAAAATCACTTTTTGATAGGAGGAATGAGCCCGTATTTTGCGGCTATTTCAAATAAGCGGTCACTGTTATATCGATACTGCCCCACTATCATAGCGGAATATTCACTATCAGTTTCATCATAGTCATAATTGGGATAAAAACTACTAACCTTATGGAATAAAGCCCTACCTTCCTCATCAAACATATTCTTAATGATATTGCCAATAGCAATCCAATCGTTGTAATAATAAGTAATATCCACTTGACTTCATCAATATAAAGTTCGCGTTCCCTTTGAGCTTCCTCATGTTCTTTGATATTCCTTTCCAACCGCTCAAAGTAAGCGTCACCGAGTCCTTTCTCTTCAAGTGTTTTATCAAACATATCAATGATTTCATCTGAAAATTCTTCTTCATCGTCATCTTCGGTCCAATCATCCAAAGTGGCAAATATATCTTCCCCGTTATCTTCTTTCTCTGGTGAAGAAGTATCTTCAACCTCTGTTTCATCCTCGCACTCAATATCCGGCCCTAACATATCGATAAGCTCGTCAATGGTATACTCTCTTTTTTCTGGAGTATTCTCCGCAACGTCTTCTTGGGTAGTAGGCTCGTTTACGCTCGCTTCCTGTTCTTGAACAACAACAGGCTTTTCTTCTACTGCTTTCTTTTTCTTTGGAGATTTCTTTTTAGCTCCTACAACCTCAGTAGTCAAAGGTTGTTCTTCTTGGGTTCTTTTCTTACGTGTCATAACTTTATTTATTTTGACATTAATAATTTTCCGAGTAATTGAATTTTCGGTTAATACATATATCCACGATATTGTCAGAATATAAGGGAATAGGGTATTTTAACTATATTATTAAGCCCTCGCACCAGTAATTTAGCACAAAGAAAGCTCGGTTATCCTAATGAGTAGGTATTACCGGGCAAAGAGAGAAGACAGCTCATATAAGCTATATAGGCTATAAAAACGAGGTCAAAAGGTTGGTGTTCTTAGTTCGCTCTTCTTTCTCAAAGCTCGCCAGATATGCTTCTGTAGTTCTTAGTCGGTATGCCCCAAAGACTCGCTTATATACGAGATATTGACTCCGCTTCGTTTCAATACGGTTGCGTATGAGTGTCTTGCGGTGTATGTGGTAATGTTGCCGATTCCCAATTCTTCACCTATCAACTTCATACGCTTGTTTATTCGTTTTACTACATCACGAGTTATGGCTTTAGCTTCAATTGCCGTTTCATTCCCTTTCATATATGGAAATATATAATTGTCAGGTAGAGGCTTATTTCCCCATTTATCAATGACAGCCTGCATTTGTACTGAAATAGTTGCTCGTATCTCTTTTCTGTTTTTTGTTGTGCGCTCTGTTTTCTGCCTTACAAAGCATATCTCACCGTCCACAATATCCGAGAACTTTAGTTTCAGCATGTCTGTCGGATTGATACCGTTACACAAGTAAATGAATATCCAAAGGTCTTTATACCTATTAGTCGTTTCATTTCCGCTCTTATAATCGAAAATAGCTTTCAACTGTTTCTTTGTCAAGCCTTTCTTTCTTCCAATACCGGTCTTTATCTCAAACAAGCCTTTTCCAAATGGGTATTGCGACTCTTTGATAACTCCGGCTCTCTTTGCTTCATTCATCAAAGTACGAATATTCCTCATGTGCATACCGATTGTAGAAACGCTTCTTGTCTTTGACCAAAGTTTCTCACATTTCTGCAACCATTCAACAGTAATGGCACTGAACGGAATATCTTTTCCTCCAACTTCTTCAACCATAACTAAAGTACATTTGAAGAATTGCATTGTTCCGATTCTATCTTCGCTTTTCAATTCCTCAATTTTTGCTCTTATGACACTATTTAGAGTGTCTCCGGTTGCCTTTCCCAAACGTAAATTAAGCGTATTGAAAGAGAATATTCCCTTTTCTGCCAGTGCTTCAACATTCATCCGGACTAAAGAAAAACAGCTTTCAATGGCTTGTTTGATTTTTCTGTATTCAAACGATTTACTGCCCGGCAGCTTGTTCCATTCTTCTTTTGTCATACAAATGCCAATGGAATCATATTTTGGCCTCTTCTGATAATAACCCTTGATTTTAACAGGATATTTACCCTCCTTGTTGATTGTACGTGCACCCAGTACCGTAGAAACTACGACACCATCTTTAGAATAATTGAACATGATTTTTAGTAATTACATGCAAGTGGAATTGCTTGCAATAATCTATATATCTATTTTTTGAGGGAAATATAGACGGGTTTGAAACGTTTTGAAGCCTTTTGAATAGTTTAGATATTTTCTTCAAGAGGTTTAAGCAAAGATGCAAATTATATGATATAATACTACACTTTTTATCAAAGAAACTAAATTCTTATTTTCAAGAAATAGAAAATCAATATCCTCTCAATAATTCGTACATTAATGATTTGAAAAAGCGTTTATAAATAAACAATATGTCTTTTCTATCGTTTATTTAATGTATAATACAATACTGTATAATTATCAAATTTGATAATTTATACCATGAAATTTGTTATCACAAAAAATAAAATTCTTATCTTTGCAGAAAGATAATGAAATTGCATGAATATCTATACAGAAGATGAAGCATTAATAGAGTTGTTGGAAGTGGGTTGCACCAATGACAAAAGATACAAAAGACTTCCTAAGGATGTTATTAAAGGTTATATAAAAGCATATAATCATTTAAGGGCAGCCAAACGAATAGAAGATTTATTCAGAATTGGAAGTTTGCATTATGAACGGTTAAAAGGAGATTTAAAGGACTTTGAATCGGTTAGATGTACTGGACGTTGGAGGCTAATATTTAAAAGTTCTACCATAGACAGTTCATTGATAATTACAGATATAGAATTAATAGAAATATCCAACCATTATGGCGACTAAATTTAAATTAAACGATTGTGTACCTTGCATAGCAATTCATCCGGGAGAAATCATTAAGGATGAATTAGATGCAAGAGAGATGAAGCAAAAAGAATTAGCTTCATTTATGGGTATGCCTACTTCCGTACTCAATGATATAATAAAGGGGCGTCGTGCTATAACTCCTGAAGTTGCTGTTTTGTTACAGGAAATTTTAAGTATAGACGCTTCTTATTGGTTATCATTACAAAATCAATATGATATAGACAAAGCAAATATCAATACAAAAATAATAGAACGGAAAAGAAATATTGAGATTTGGAAAATCATTTCTCAATATTGTTCTATTAAATGTTTTGAGAAATTAAATATTATAGGAACTAAAATATCAGAGAATATAAAAACTATATATTCAATTTTTGGTGTTACCTCTGTTGAAGAACTAATAACATTATACTCTCAAGAGAAAGAAGTTTCTTATTTTAAGAAATCTGAGCGTTTGAAAAGTGAGCCTATAAATATTTTTTCATGGAAATACTATGTTTTTTATGAAAGTTCGAAAATTCAGTGTGATACGAAGTTTAGTAACGACAATTTAAATAATCTTATTGATGAATTAAATCATTTATTTGTTATAAATAAGGATACTATAGATACAACAAAAAAAATTCTATCACGATATGGAATTAAATTTATCATAGTGCCCAAATTTGACAAAACTCCCATTGATGGATTTTCTTTTTGGCAAGGAGAAAACCCAACTATTGTATTAACATTACGATTAAACAGAATTGACAATTATGCCTTTGCTTTATTGCATGAAATATATCATGTTTATATGCATCTTTTCAACAATAGAGAACAAAAATATATTTCCATCGAAGGAGCTGAAATAAATAAATGTGAAGAAGAAGCAAATAAATTCGCCAAGTATTCTTTAATTAGCAAAGACTTATGGAGTGCATTCTTAAAACAACATTCTATGATTTCTCCACATGCAATGCAAATGAAAATAAAACAATTTGCTCATCAACATAATATCAATGAAGCTATTGTTTTAGGATTTTATCAACACGATATTAATTTGTACTCTATTAAAAGTTCAATATCAAGAGAAATAAAATAGTCCAATTATATGTACCGTGCAAATCTAATTGCACGCAATTTGCACGCATCTTCAGAAAATAGAAGAAAACAAGAAAGATTATTTGAAAAAGAAATACTACCTTTAGGCTTGAAAATCAAGGAGTATGAACCTGAAAAGAAATGAAGAGCAAATTACTGAAAATCAATTATTTGCGACTCATAATCTGGAGGTCCCTGGTTCAAGCCCAGGCTGGTCCACAAATAAAAAAGGCTGATTCCTAAGGGAATACAGCCTTTTTTATTTGTAAACTCTCCAGGTATAAATCCGTTGCTTTAGATAACATTGGAATTTAATCAAGGTAGTTGTTGGCTTCAGAATTTACACAGAGATAATTAATGTATTGATAACGAGGTAGCTTTACATTTGTTGCTCTTGTTATAGGAATCATGAACAGAATTTCTTTCTCTTAGTATAAAATCATGAGCACATTATATACTCTAAAACTGCAAATGTGGGTTTTACCTTAAAAAAACAGGATGGAAATTTGTACGAAATAGAAAGATGACTTTATCTTTGAAGAATATTAAAGCTGGCCGGACTTTTTATTTTGACGGAATACAGAGATTGTTAGTATAAAAATAAAAGATTAAATTTAGGTTTTATGGTTAAAAGTTATGCTTGTGCAGGCATTTTATTGTTTGCGATAGGATTATTCCCCTTAATGGCACAGGACAACACTGTGGCCAAAGAGATGGCTATAAAGATAGCCGATCGTATTATTGCTTCTACGGTTTATGAGTTCAAAGATGTAAAAACAGGTAAAGTATACACTTCTTTGGACAATGTTGCTTTAAATCCGGATATACGTGTCAATAGTAAATATTTGAATTGGCATTATACAAACGGAGTAACGAATATGGCTTTGATGGAGTTGGGTGATAAAATACAGAACCGGAAATATGAGGATTATGTGCTGAAAAATATGAAGTTTATTTTTGACAAGACTAATCAGTCTTATTTTCATCGTCTGTATGATAAAACTTTCCGTGAAGGAGGATGGAGGGCGGTTCCCCGTCTTACTTGGCATATGATTTATAGAAACAAGCGCTTGGATGACAACGGTCCTATGGGGGCTAGTCTGATAACTTTGAACCAGCGTCATCCGGATGAGGCTTTCCAACAATATGTTGAAACAACAAATCATCATCTTATGGTTTCGGAACCCCGCTTGGCCGATGGAACCATAGCTCGCTTGTGGCCTCATGAAAATACTGTTTGGGCAGATGATGCGTTTATGGCGGTATCTTTTATTTCTAGAATGGGAGAGGTTACCGGTGAAAAGAAGTATTTTGATGATGCGGCCAATCAGATATTGAATTATACAAGGTATTTATGGTGTCCTGAGAAACAGATTTATTATCATTGCTATCATACGGATAATAAAGAGCATGGAGTGGCGCATTGGTCGCGGGCCAATGGATGGATTTTTATGGCGACAGCCGATTTGCTGGCCAGAATGCCGGAAGATCACCCCATGCGTGATGATGTGATAAAGAATTTCCAGATGCAGGCCAGTGGGGTAGCCCGGTATCAAGGGAAAAACGGTTTGTGGCATCAGCTATTGGATAAAGCAGATTCTTATGAAGAAATCACCGGTACTTCCATGTTTGTATTTGGTATAGCTAAAGGTGTGAAGGAAGGATGGCTGCATCCGGATTTCATTTATGTAGCATGGCAGGGATTAAAAGGTATGTTGTCAAAGATTTCAGAGAATGGTGATGTGACGGCCATTTGTGTCGGTACAGGTATCATGCCTTCCACCGTATTTTATTATAATCGTCCTACTCAGGAAAATGATCCGATGGGTGAAGGGCCTGTGTTACGTGCTTTGGTAGAAATGATTGATGCACCTAAATATACGGAAATTAGTGCGAATGATCAGTATGATAAGATAAAATAAAGATAGAACCAAGAAAATACAATTGCCGTAGGGGTGGACTGGATTCGCCTGGATACACTTCTTTGTGGTGCCAGACGGAAACATTCCGCCCCTACAGTAAACCTGATGATAATGAAAAATATTTTTTTCAGTCTTTTGGCTATATCAGAACTTTAAATCCAATCGACCCTCTTTTATTCTTTCTCCCTCGAAAGTGCCACTGATTATTCTGTTATTTAAATCGAAACGGGTGATATTGATTATTCCATCTTCCAGTTTTTCTTCTTGATTATTTTCATTTTTGAATATAACATCAGTATAGATAGTCTGATCGTCACTCGCTCCTTCTGAGATACTGTAAATAGTGATGTCTTTCTCTTTGGGGTCAATGATGTTGAAAGAAATGGAAGCATTGTTGTCCACTCGGACATCTATGCTGACTATCGCTTTCTCGTCTTCGTTGCGGGCAGGATAATAAGAAGCCTTATCATCTGAGTCATAGCGCTGTCCCGTATATACCCAGCCATCTATCAGGCAACCAAAGGTATTGGCTCCTGTTTGAGTGGCAGGGGGCATGATGGTAGGATCTGCTGAAAAGTCTTCTCTATCACAGGAACAGCATAATGCGATTGTTAATACTATTGTAATAAGATATTTAATCATGGCTTGAATTTTTTAAAAATGATAATTGATACCTACTGAGAATCCTAATTGTGAAATGTCGTCCGCCCCCTTCATTGGATAGTGTGGCTGCACCATCCATTCCTTATCATGATAACGAACAGAATACTCGCCGGAATATGCCAGGATATAGTTTATCCTTGCACTGACTCCCCAATGGGTGAAAGCACGGTATTCTCCACCTATGCCAAAGTTCGCCGCCCATTTATTCATGGATACTTTCCGTGGCTTATCATATACCGTACTGTTATCTTGATATAACTGATATCCGGTTCCGGTAGTAAAATACAAGCTGAATTGCTGTTTCAGCCAATGCAGGGAGAACTGTGGAGCAAAATAATGTGTTTGAATTTTATCACTGCTGTTTGGCATGTCGTTAGTATACCGGCTGCCTTGATAAAGTACTCCGAATCCCACCCGTATGGCAGGCTTGTTTCCTATCAGATAAGTATAACTTCCTGACCAGCCTATGCCATTGCGTAAACTTGAAGAGTGTACAGCTACTCCTATCAGCTTTCCGGTGTAAAAGGTAGGCCCTGTTTGGAGGGACAGGATAGAACGTTCGCTAGTGCCGAATTGTGCGTATAGCACTGATGAATACAGCAGCATGGCTGTTGGTAAAAAACATAATTTACATTTCATAATAGTTGTGTTTGTCTAGTTAAGCATTATAAATACAAAAATAGTAAATCATTGAATATAATGATCTTATTAGCCTATTTATTTTAAACCGAGCATGAAAAATGTGATAGATTAACGCTTATCCGAATCTGTCTTAGGGTGGAAAATAACTGTTATGTAATGATTTGACTTCTTTTGCTACTGAATATTATGTAAATATAGGTACCGAATCGTGAACGAAAGTTATTGTTTGAACATTTTCCTATGGAAATTTGTTATAAAGGAAAATATGAATACATTTGGAAAAAGTTTCCTAGGGAAATAATTAAAGAAGATGATGTAACAGAGTCTGGTTTTAATCATAAAAAGAGAAGATTATGAAAAAAGAGTTTATAAGAAGGTATGGATGGACATTGCTTGGCATTGTGGCAGGAATGGTAGGAGGATACTTATATTGGCGTTATGTGGGTTGTTCCACGGGAACTTGCCCTATCACTTCTTCTCCTGTCAACAGTTCCATTTGGGGGGCGGCAATGGGAGGATTATTGCTCAGTTCATTTATACCGGAACGTAAAGAAATAAAGAAGGAGGAATAAGTATGAATAAGACAATTTTATTTTTTCTAGCCCTTATGCTGGTTACCACTACAGCTTGCGGCAGAGGAAACAGTAATAATAACCCTGTAAAAGAAGAAACTATGACAACAGAAGGAGATGGAAAAGTCATACATTTGACTAAAGCTGATTTTTTGGCGAAAGTATATAATTTCGAGAAAAACCCGAAAGAGTGGAAATATGAAGGTGACAAACCGGCTATTGTGGATTTCTATGCTGATTGGTGTGGTCCTTGCAAAATGGTAGCTCCTATTCTGGATGAATTGGCAAAAGAATACGATGGACAGATTGTGATTTATAAAGTGGATACAGAGAAAGAACAGGAACTGGCAGGCGTATTCGGTATACGGAGTATTCCGTCCATTCTGTTCATCCCCATGGAAGGAAAGCCGGAGATGGCACAGGGAGCTATGCCCAAAGCATCTTTTAAAAAGGCTATTGATGAGTTTTTATTGAAAAAATAAGTAATTTTGTGCAATAGCATTCAAGAAGAAGCATCAATATGGAAACTTTATGTAAAATAAGAGACCTCTATCGCGCTATTGCAGAATTTGAAACCCGGTTTGAAAAGGTGCATCACCTTTGTCTGAACGAAGGAATGTTGTTATGCTGTCTCTCCAAGAAGAAACGCCTGTCTTCGGGAGAGATTGCAGAACTGTTAGGCCTTACTAATTCAAATACTTCTAAAGTCATCAGATCTGTGGAAGATAAAGGCTATGTAGAGCGTAATCTGGGAGATAGTGACAAACGACAGATGTATTTCTCGCTTACGGCAGAAGGAAAGAAAATTCTGAAGGAGATGGAATGCTGTAATATTGAGATTCCTGAGTTACTGAGGTCTGTTTTGTAATAGTAAACAAGATACCGCTGTAGATGAAGCCCGTTTTTATTTTTATATCATTGCTGATAATGCTCTGTCCCGCTTTCTCGCAAAGCAGGATGGAGCATTATCTTGACTCCTTGGGACTGGTGAATGTAGGCCGGATGGACCCGACATTGAAAATAGATTTGATGTATACCCGTGCCGACAATTTTACCGGGAAAGTCCTTTATGAGGATTTGCAGGAGGCTTATCTTCATCCCGAGGCCGCCAAGGCCTTATTGCAAGCGCAAAAGCGGTTGAAAGAGTTGTATCCAGGTTATTCTTTGATTATTTATGATGCCGCCCGTCCCATGTCCGTGCAGCAGAAAATGTGGAATGTGGTAAAAGGTACTTCCCAAAATATATATGTATCCAATCCGGCTCGGGGAGGAGGATTGCATAACTATGGTTTGGCGGTAGACGTAAGTATTGCAGATGAAAAAGGAAATCCTTTGCCTATGGGAACCAAGGTGGATCATTTGGGCAAGGAAGCCCATATAGATACTGAGGCGGCAATGGTACAGCAGGGAGTCATTACAGCACAGGAACGGAGAAACCGCTTGTTGTTGCGTCGGGTCATGACGGATGTGGGTTATAAACCTTTGCGCAGTGAATGGTGGCATTTTAACTTCCGCAGTCGTGAAGAGGCAAAACGGAACTATAAAGTAATTAGATAAAGGATGGAAATATCAGCAAAAACACTCCATTTCATCGAAGAACATAAGGAGGACGATACGCGTACACTGGCTTTGCAAAGTAAGAAATATCCCGATGTAGACATGGCGGCAGCTGTCACACAAATTGCCGGACGGCAGGTAGCGGCCCGCAAGTTGCCTTCATGGCATCTGGTTTCCGCATTGTGGTATCCTCCTCATTTGTCTATGGAGCAATGTTCTTCCGAAGCAACTGCTTTGTATAAGGCCTCTTTGTTGGAAGGCGATACTTTTGCCGATTTAACCGGAGGTTTCGGTATTGATTGCAGTTTTATCTCCCGGAATTTCAAGCAAGCTGATTATGTGGAGAGGCAGACGGAGCTCTGTGAGCTGGCTTTGCATAATTTCCCTTTATTGGGGTTGGGACATATCCGGATACATAACCGGGATGGGGTGGCTTATTTGCAGGAAATGCTTCCGGTAGATTGCCTGTTTCTAGACCCTGCCAGAAGGGACGGACACGGTGGCAAGACGGTTGCCATCTCTGATTGCGAGCCGGATATAAGTGCTTTGGAGTCTTTGCTGGTTGACAAGGCAAAGAAGGTGATGGTGAAATTATCGCCTATGCTGGATATGTCATTAGCATTGAACGAGCTGAAAACAGTTCGTTCGGTGCACATTGTCGCTGTGAATAACGAGTGTAAGGAGTTATTGTTGATATTGCAAAAAGAGGCCGTTTCATCGGAAATAAGCATCCATTGTGAGCATATTGCAGGCAACGGTGCGAGCCAGCATTACACCTTTACCTTGAAGCAGGAAAAGGCATCGGCCTGTCCCTTGACTGATCAAGTCGGAACTTATTTATATGAACCGAATGTTGCTATACTGAAAGCCGGTGCTTTTCGTTCCCTCACACAAACCTATCCTGTGATGAAACTTCACCTCAGCAGCCATTTATATACCTCTGCTTCTTTGGTTCCGGATTTTCCGGGACGCCGTTTCCGGGTTGAGTCCGTATCGGGCTTTGGAAAAAAGGAATTGAAAGCGTTTTTGAAGGATATGGACAAGGCGAATATTACGATCCGCAACTTTCCATTATCGGTTGCGGAACTGCGCAAACGCCTGAAACTGAAGGAGGGAGGAGATGATTATATCTTTGCCACGACCTTGTCCGACGAGCGGAAAGTCTTGATTAGGGCGAGGAAGTGCTAGTTTATAATCAACTTATAGCCTATTCCCCTGACATTCACAATCCGTATTTTATTGTCTTTGGATAGTTTATGGCGTAACTTCGTAATAAATACATGCAAGCTGCGTGAGTTGAAGAAGCTGTCATCTCCCCAAAGCTCCAACAAGATGCTTTGGCTGCTCACCACTTCATTCCGGTTCTCACACAGGCGTTTTAATATTTCCGATTCCCGGTGGGATAGTTCTTGTGTGTTTCCTGCAAAGTCAAGCTGTTGGGTAACGGAGTTGAACTGATATCCTCCAATGGTATAGGTATTTGTAATTTCCTTTTCTACAAAAGCTTTGTGCATCAAGGCTTTAAGGCGTACAATCAGTTCTTGCATTCCGAACGGTTTTTTCAGATAGTCATTTGCTCCCAGTTCAAACCCCTCCACCACATCATTGATGGCGGACCGGGCAGTGAGAAAGAGGATCGGAGTCACTTTATCGGACTGGCGGATACGTCGTACCATTTCAAAACCATCCATACGGGGCATCATGACATCAGCCACCAACACATCCGGTTTCTGTTCAAAGAACTTCCTTAAGCCTTCTTCGCCATTTCCGGCGGTAGTGATGATGAACTCTTGTTCTTCCAGCGTATCCTTGATAATCATGGCAAGTGTCTGTTCATCCTCTACTAATAAAACGCGTATCTTCTCCATTTGCTTATTCAGGAATTTGAAGTGTAAAGGTACTGCCTTTTCCTGTGATGCTTTCCACGGAAACAGTTCCTTTGTGTTGTTCTATCATTGTTTTTACATAATAAAGTCCTAGTCCATATCCTTTTACATTATGCAGATTGCCGGTAGGAACCCGATAAAACTTATTAAACAGGTGTTTCTGCTTGTCGGTAGGGATACCTATTCCTTTGTCTTGAATCTTTAGCGTTACATGAGCGTTACAACTACTGTTACAAGAACCGTTACAGCGTGTTGCAGAAATGCAAATATACGCCTTTTCATCGGAATATTTTATAGCATTGTCTATCAGGTTGCTGATCACGTTGTACAAGTGCAAGCGGTCTGCGCGTAGGATTATGTCTTCTTTCATAATAAGTTTGAACTCAGCCGGCTTATCAGCTTTCAGCCTATGTTGGCTGATCAGATTTTCCAACATAGGCCTCAGTTCGACAAGCTCATAGTTCAGACGGAAATTCTTCCGTTGTTCCATACTCATGGAAAGGATCTGTTCCACCAATCCGCTGAGCTGTTTCAGCTGGGCTTGGATAATCTGAAGATAGTTCTGTCGTTTTGTCAGATTCTCTGCTCCGTTGAAGTTCAGCAACGCATCGTTGGCGGCGTAAGCTACAGCTATCGGAGTTTTCAGCTCGTGAGTAATGTTATGCGTGAAGTCCTCTTTCATTTCTTCTACGCTTTTCTGCCTTAAGATGATGCGGATAAGAAACCAGAATGACAGACCTAATATAATAATGATAAGGAAAGAAGTATAAAGTATTCCTTTCATTTGCTGCAGGACGATGGTGTTTGTCGGTTCTACCCATAACCGGTATGCCATTTTGTTGTACAAGTCATAATTGTAATAATAGCTCACTGCTTCCTTGCTTGGCTTGTACTTTTGAGGTGAGCTGAATCCCTGTACCAGAGTACTGTCCCGGTGCAAGTTCACAATTTCTATGCGGTGAGGCAGATAGATGATGCCGCGCATGGCAAGTGTCCTTGTGAAAAGGCTGTCGAAAGTATGCAGATTTATTTCCGTGAAAAGATCCAGCTGGCTGTGAATCCCCCGTTGGAAGTATTTGGTGAGCAGTTCCAGTGTACCGTTCTTGTCGATGGTGGTAGATACCGGTTCTTTTATTTCCAATCCGAATTTTCTTTGCTGTTTGAAGGCTTCGGTTTCTACAGTCTTGGTAACCAATGCACTGCTGTCCAGATTGATACTGGATTCAATGTAACCGTTTACGGTTGCGTTGCTCCGCTTTACGGAGTCGCATCGTTCCATCATTTCATTGTAGTCGCTCACCTGTAAGGTTTCTATCAGGCAATTGTCCATATCCTTCTTCATCGAGGTATATAGTCCTGTCAACCAATATGCCTGATAGGCAAAGACGCCTATCAGCGAAAGGATAATCAATGCGGCTATGGCTTTAAACGGTATCTTCATGGTGAGGCAAAAATAGGCACAAAATAAGTATTTTCTTTCTTTTGATAACACTAAATAAGACTTCGTAAGCTGGTGGTAACACATACGGAACACTTTTAGCCTTTACTTTGCATAGACCTTAAAAATAAAACGACGATGAGGACAGTGATTATCTTTTGTTTATGCTTGTTTACATTCACGGTACAGGCGCAGGACGATGTGAATTATACCTATATGGATAGTCTTTTTCAGCAGCTGCCGGAAGTGTTGGTGAAAGGTGAACGTCCTGTAGTAAAAGCAGAACGGGGAAAACTGATTTACGATTTGCCCCGAATGGTAGAACGGCTTCCGGTGAATAACGCCTACGAGGCGGTAAAGGAACTGCCCGGCATCGTGGAACAAGACGGTAATCTGACATTGGGCGGTCGCGGTATAACGGTGGTAATAAACGGAAA from Phocaeicola dorei encodes the following:
- the trxA gene encoding thioredoxin, with amino-acid sequence MNKTILFFLALMLVTTTACGRGNSNNNPVKEETMTTEGDGKVIHLTKADFLAKVYNFEKNPKEWKYEGDKPAIVDFYADWCGPCKMVAPILDELAKEYDGQIVIYKVDTEKEQELAGVFGIRSIPSILFIPMEGKPEMAQGAMPKASFKKAIDEFLLKK
- a CDS encoding glycoside hydrolase family 105 protein — encoded protein: MVKSYACAGILLFAIGLFPLMAQDNTVAKEMAIKIADRIIASTVYEFKDVKTGKVYTSLDNVALNPDIRVNSKYLNWHYTNGVTNMALMELGDKIQNRKYEDYVLKNMKFIFDKTNQSYFHRLYDKTFREGGWRAVPRLTWHMIYRNKRLDDNGPMGASLITLNQRHPDEAFQQYVETTNHHLMVSEPRLADGTIARLWPHENTVWADDAFMAVSFISRMGEVTGEKKYFDDAANQILNYTRYLWCPEKQIYYHCYHTDNKEHGVAHWSRANGWIFMATADLLARMPEDHPMRDDVIKNFQMQASGVARYQGKNGLWHQLLDKADSYEEITGTSMFVFGIAKGVKEGWLHPDFIYVAWQGLKGMLSKISENGDVTAICVGTGIMPSTVFYYNRPTQENDPMGEGPVLRALVEMIDAPKYTEISANDQYDKIK
- a CDS encoding M15 family metallopeptidase; the encoded protein is MKPVFIFISLLIMLCPAFSQSRMEHYLDSLGLVNVGRMDPTLKIDLMYTRADNFTGKVLYEDLQEAYLHPEAAKALLQAQKRLKELYPGYSLIIYDAARPMSVQQKMWNVVKGTSQNIYVSNPARGGGLHNYGLAVDVSIADEKGNPLPMGTKVDHLGKEAHIDTEAAMVQQGVITAQERRNRLLLRRVMTDVGYKPLRSEWWHFNFRSREEAKRNYKVIR
- a CDS encoding outer membrane beta-barrel protein, which translates into the protein MKCKLCFLPTAMLLYSSVLYAQFGTSERSILSLQTGPTFYTGKLIGVAVHSSSLRNGIGWSGSYTYLIGNKPAIRVGFGVLYQGSRYTNDMPNSSDKIQTHYFAPQFSLHWLKQQFSLYFTTGTGYQLYQDNSTVYDKPRKVSMNKWAANFGIGGEYRAFTHWGVSARINYILAYSGEYSVRYHDKEWMVQPHYPMKGADDISQLGFSVGINYHF
- a CDS encoding DUF6132 family protein, which codes for MKKEFIRRYGWTLLGIVAGMVGGYLYWRYVGCSTGTCPITSSPVNSSIWGAAMGGLLLSSFIPERKEIKKEE
- a CDS encoding winged helix DNA-binding protein, which translates into the protein METLCKIRDLYRAIAEFETRFEKVHHLCLNEGMLLCCLSKKKRLSSGEIAELLGLTNSNTSKVIRSVEDKGYVERNLGDSDKRQMYFSLTAEGKKILKEMECCNIEIPELLRSVL
- a CDS encoding HigA family addiction module antitoxin, whose amino-acid sequence is MATKFKLNDCVPCIAIHPGEIIKDELDAREMKQKELASFMGMPTSVLNDIIKGRRAITPEVAVLLQEILSIDASYWLSLQNQYDIDKANINTKIIERKRNIEIWKIISQYCSIKCFEKLNIIGTKISENIKTIYSIFGVTSVEELITLYSQEKEVSYFKKSERLKSEPINIFSWKYYVFYESSKIQCDTKFSNDNLNNLIDELNHLFVINKDTIDTTKKILSRYGIKFIIVPKFDKTPIDGFSFWQGENPTIVLTLRLNRIDNYAFALLHEIYHVYMHLFNNREQKYISIEGAEINKCEEEANKFAKYSLISKDLWSAFLKQHSMISPHAMQMKIKQFAHQHNINEAIVLGFYQHDINLYSIKSSISREIK
- a CDS encoding type II toxin-antitoxin system RelE/ParE family toxin; translation: MNIYTEDEALIELLEVGCTNDKRYKRLPKDVIKGYIKAYNHLRAAKRIEDLFRIGSLHYERLKGDLKDFESVRCTGRWRLIFKSSTIDSSLIITDIELIEISNHYGD